Genomic segment of Poecile atricapillus isolate bPoeAtr1 chromosome 8, bPoeAtr1.hap1, whole genome shotgun sequence:
GCAAGCAAACACATTCCCCATAGCTGTCTCCAAGCCTCACATACCAACAGAAGACTGTTCAAGAGATACAATCTCTATACTGCAATGACTCTCATTCCAGACTCAATTCCTTTGTGAAAACACATTAAAGTTACTTCTTCATTAAAGAAGTTACTTATTCATTACATCGGGAGGGTTTGACAACCCAGATGAGCAAAACTGCCTCACGCCACGCTGGCTGCACTGTAATGTACCCACAAGATCAGAAGCTCTCTTTACATCAGCTACTTGCTTCCAGTTTGCTTTGTAACCAAAGACCAAATACAGAGACAGGTTTAGCACAGactgggaggtgctgagggaaCATGGCAGAGTAAAACACTGCTGCTTTCAAGGGGCACTGAGCGAGCTTTCTTCTTACTCATGTCGCTCATCCAGTGGTGGGGAGAGAAGGGGCTCTTGCTTCCCTGGGCtgctcatgctgctgctgccttcccttCAGCCTAAAGCTGCCCCTGGCTGACCATGGCCATGACTCCCAGGATTTCTCACAGCTTTCTTCTCAGCAGCACCTCTGGAAAAGAGAGCTGGAGTCTGATACAGTACTGACAATCAGTACCCGTATCTCTTCTGTACTCCCCTGCCTCTTTCTATGAGGAAATTTATAATGAATGTCTGTTTAAACCTAACTCTAGGGATGGCATACGTACACTCTCCCTTCTGCTGGGGATGGCAGCAAAGAGGTTATGAGCAGTGCAGTCCCCAGAGTAAGTATTTCTGGCTGAAGGAAGGCAAAGCAAAGTTAGTTAAATCAACATGTCAGTTGGCACTTTGGAGTGAGGGCACCCAAACACACAGTACAGTCCTTGGGGTAATGCGGTGGTACAAACAGCTGCCTACCCTCAGAACTAATCACCATTTCTTCATGTGGGTAAAGGAATGAGAATGTACAGTGCATATAGtataaaaaacatgaaaaaataggTTACATGtttctcataaaaaaaataaaataaagtgtaTGATAACTATTTTAAGGAAACATACCATTGTGAAGATAAATTGTATGGATTTGGGGTTATATCCAAGAACTGTAATTTGCAATATGAGGGCAGTGAGCTGGAATCCAGCAGATGTGACTGTAAATCTGTACACTGTAAAGCTCAATGTTATGTCCATTCTGGAGCAGCTATAATTTTGTTAACTACACATGCTCATAGCATAAGAAAAAAGGTTTAATAACAGTTTAATAATACAAAGAGCCACATGGTCATTACACAGACATCTGTTAGTTAGCAATTTGAACTTTTTACCTGCAAAGGGTGGTCCAAACAAAGCAGATATTCCATTGGCACAAATGATGATGCCATAGGCATTTGCAAGGTGTTCAGTTCCAACTAAATCTTCAGTCACAACAGGCATTAGAGAAAAATAGCCACTAGAAAATCCTATTAGAGCACAAACCACAGCCAGGCCAACATATGTCTGCATTAGTGGCAAAGTAAGAATGCAGGCAACCAGGGTAAAGTTAGCCATGAGGAAGACATTCCACGTGCTGATGCATGGGAGATCAGAGATGATTCCAAGGATCACTTTACCAAAAATATGAACGATAGCTATAATGGATGTCAAAGGAAATACATTGTCCTGCCTAGATAAGTTGTACTGCTTGACTATTTCTGGAAGGTGAATAAAGGGAATGACAAAGCTGCTATAGGCAAACAAAGCCCAAATGATAAAGGCCACAAATACTCTATTGGTAAACAGTGATGCAGCTCCAAAGTAGCTGGAGTACCAGAGTGCAAAGCCCTTTCTGACTGTAACTGTCAGCTGGCTCACTGTCTTAAAGAGGCGCAGTCCATACATGCTCCTTCCACTTCCAGATTTACCTCCAATTTCTATGTGCTGCACACTGACAAGCACTTCTTCATTTGCTACCTCTTCTTTATTCTCTGGTTCTTCACCAAGGACTCCATTAGATTTTATAGTCTCTGTAGAATGGGACAGAGCTTTCGCCCGATTTTCTTCACTATCACTTCTCACCACATATTTTTCACAGAGGTCTTTGGGAGCGAGTGGTCTCATAAGTGCCCCACAGACACAAAGGTTCAGGGAGATGGCCCCCTGGATGAACATGGCATTCCTCCACCCAAATTCAGTGCAGAGGTACTTCATTAAGGCAGTCATTAGGAAAGCTCCAAACCCTGTTCCCGTGGTACTGAGCCCTTGTGCAAGTGCTCTTCTCTTCTGAAAATACTGCCCTACCATGACCACCGCAGGCAGATAAACCATGCCACTTCCaatgcctaaaaaaaaaataaataaatctgaagtTTTTGCCAACAATGTaaaaagcagtaaaacagcTGAATGTCTGCCTGCCCGTGGGAAGtagtgaatgaattccttatCTTTGTTTGGCTTGTGCAttcagcttttgctttatctaCTAAACGCTCTTTATCTCATTTTTACCTTTCTGATTCTCTCTACATCCCACTGTGGgagagtgagtgagcagctgtgtaCAGCTTACTTGCCTACCAGCTGTAACCCACTTCACCCTTTAAAATGGGTTTTGAAGCAGTGCAGAATTATCttaattcagtattttattaatGTGGAGCAACTTCTGGAGAAAACACTTGTTATTCTTTCCTATGACAAGAAGAGGAGTTAGCTAGATacaaaattaatctttaaaTTTTACTTGGCAGGGTTTCGGTTACAGTAATTCCCCTAATTAAAAATGTCTTCTAATGTATTGACTTGGGTGAAACTGATAAAAGTACCACCTTCACATGGCAAATTTAAACAACAACAGAAGTCACTGGGCCCAATCCACTGAATAAATAAGTTTCCTAAAAAGATAAGCTGTAAAAAGCgtgaaagcagagctggaataACTTTACAATCTACCTTCCCTATCTACTCCCTCAGATAAGCTTCAAATGAATCAAAAATAACTGAAAGAACCTTCAAACATTAGTGCAGCTCTCACCAGCTGTCACTCCAAAGGTGAGGAAGAGGTAGTGCACATTTGAGGCATAGGCACTCAGTATCCAACCCAGAGCATTCAGTATCCCTCCAAGTATGGCTGTCGTGCGGCACCCACACATGCTGATGAATAAACCAGTAAATGGACCTGgtaaaaaacatgaaagaaattataaattatttatttcattcctTATGCTCTAATAATTTTTCACCTTAAGTTTCTTAATGTTTTCAATAAAATGTTAAAGTATCAGACAACTTTTGCAActcagtttatttttcatattactTCTTAAAATCATGGAAAGAGAAATACAACCAACTGAATAAATACTTAGCAAATACCTGCAAGACCTATAATCAAAGTAGCTCCATGAAGAAGGGACAGTTTAAACAGAGTAATAAGCTGAAATACTTGTTCCCAGTGCTGATGCTGTGTGagtgcaagattttttttcacatgtaaCCAGAAGTTAAGCATTTTATCTGGTTTTCAGTAGAATAATTTAGGCAGTTATTAAATATAACTTTTTCAGTCTTCATTTAGGGAGTCATAGGTGTGTATGTACACATATACACAAACATTTCCTCCAGATATTATTTTGGGTTAATCCAACTACaactaaaaaaatacattttcattcaGCTGCCAAAC
This window contains:
- the SLC16A14 gene encoding monocarboxylate transporter 14, which produces MYASREDIGYDFGDDSKVGSKPIKPNPNIDGGWAWMIVLSSFLVHILIMGSQMALGILNMEWLEEFNQSRGLTAWVSSLSMGITLIVGPFTGLFISMCGCRTTAILGGILNALGWILSAYASNVHYLFLTFGVTAGIGSGMVYLPAVVMVGQYFQKRRALAQGLSTTGTGFGAFLMTALMKYLCTEFGWRNAMFIQGAISLNLCVCGALMRPLAPKDLCEKYVVRSDSEENRAKALSHSTETIKSNGVLGEEPENKEEVANEEVLVSVQHIEIGGKSGSGRSMYGLRLFKTVSQLTVTVRKGFALWYSSYFGAASLFTNRVFVAFIIWALFAYSSFVIPFIHLPEIVKQYNLSRQDNVFPLTSIIAIVHIFGKVILGIISDLPCISTWNVFLMANFTLVACILTLPLMQTYVGLAVVCALIGFSSGYFSLMPVVTEDLVGTEHLANAYGIIICANGISALFGPPFAGWIYDITQKYDFSFYIAGLLYMVGIIFLLIQPCIQKKQPREKSTEEAQV